The genomic window ACTGCTATGCGTCCTAATCCACTTTTCAATGGAGTTCAGTATAACATGGCTTCATATCCATCACCTCCTGTTTCTCCTTCACCATTCCAGCAAAGGGATTCAAATGGTGCATACTCACAGTTCCATGGCAACAACTCCAGCTCGGAGAGCAATAATTCCTTCACTCCAGCTCAACAAGACACGTCTATCTTCGAGGTGATTGATTCCAAATATCATCAACAGCGACCACTACCTTCAGTTAACTATCAGTCTAACAAGCAGGAGGCAGAGAACCTATATGGGATTCAGTTCCAGAATGGCTTTAATGACAAACCTGTGACTCCCAATCTTGGTCATGTTGATAATCTTTGCTTTAACCCTGAGAGGTCTGCGAATAACGGAAGGGTCTTCTATGATAAAGTGAGCATGCCCGAGGAATCTAAGGTTTCCTTCTCTGGGTCTACAAACTCAAATGATTCTTGCTTGGGAATCCCACACTCGTACTCAGACTCTACATTGGAGATTACTGGTGGACACTCTAGCTACTTTTCACAAGAGAGACAACAAAGCCCATCTTCAACATTGAActttacaaagaaacaaacacaagaaaagcAAGTACAGGTGCATAGGAATAACGATCTAGCTGACCGTCGTACACAAAGCGATATACTCGACATGAAGTCCACTGAGGGAGGAGAGACTATGTTTAAATTTTCCCCAAGTCCACGAGGACCTAGACTATCCGGTGAAAACAAGACGTTGCATATAGACATTTCTGCTGCAGGCAATCATTATGATGAAATTTATCTAAATCAGGAAACCAAGAATCAAGGAGGGAATAGTGATACCATTTTTCATCTAGGAGGGAAAGTACTGGGAACAAGAGCAATGCCTACTGACATGGAAGGCAAGAAGTTGCCTATATATGGAAACCAAACCTCAGTTGTTGTTGATCCATGGAAGCAAATAAAGCAAGATAATGAGCGTTTGATGGCTGGAGCTGGAACTTCATCTGCTAATCTAATTTCCTTAGAGGAAGGTATAGCAGCTAATACCCCTAATGAGGAACCTGAATCTCGTGCTGCCCGAGAAAGGAACTTGGAAGTTTCAGGGATCTTTATAAGTAAGAGAGTAGTCTCTGATGAGAATTTCTTGTTCAGCATCGCCTCTGAATCACCAAACAGCAAGATTGTTCATGAGACACAAAAGAATGTGAGTATTACAAAATGCACTTTAAACAGGATTGTCCTCTATTAACTTCTAACAGTAATAATTATTCAACTAACCTGCAGAGAACAGAAAGAGAAGGTGGTTTAGGCCATGTGAGAATCCCAATCATGGATTTGAATCAGCCAGCGCCAGCAACAGCGAGTGAAACTTACAGTTTGAAGACACCAAGAGAAGACTCACCACAAAGCATTCCACATGCAAAGATTACCAGCGGTGATACAATATTCCTTTCTGAGGTAGTGATTTACTTGTTTGCAAGCTTATAATCTATGTTAATATAGGATCTTTCTTCTCATTATTGTCACTTGTCGACAGGAAGCTGAAGCCAATACCGGCCAGAAAGAGAACAGTTTCAAAGACACACTCTTTGTTGAAATGGAAGCCAGTGTTTATGGCTTGCAGGTACTTGGCAAATTTGAGTAATGCTATTTGACCAACGCttctgttgcttcttctttaaacAGGACTTCATGCAGAAACCGATACCCTTGTTTGACATGCTTcagaattttgaaatttactCATCCTAAACCTTCAGATAATAAAGAACGCTGATCTTGAAGACCTGACAGAACTGGGATCCGGGACATATGGAACTGTCTATCATGGAACATGGCGGGGAACGGATGTTGCTATAAAGAGAATACGGAACAGTTGCTTTGCAGGGAGATCATCTGAACAAGAACGCTTGGTTAGTCctcaaatcttttgtttcttagatcTATCTTCTTGATACTGTTTTGGTATGAAGTACACAATATGAGGTATTCTCCTTCGCAGCACATTCTTTGTTTTAACTGTATTGCTTTATCAGACGAAAGATTTCTGGAGGGAAGCACAAATACTCTCAAATCTTCATCACCCAAACGTTGTTGCATTCTACGGTATAGTGCCTGATGGAACTGGAGGAACCTTGGCAACTGTTACAGAGTTCATGGTGAATGGGTCACTCAGGCATGCTCTTCTCAAAAAGGACAGGTTACTTAACCTATCACTGCATTTTTGTATTTCCCTTAGCGTTCAGGATCTGAAAGAGATTTAACACACCAGAATGCCAACGCAGATTGCTTGACACTCGgaaaaagataataattgCAATGGATGCTGCTTTTGGCATGGAGTATTTGCACTCGAAGAACATCGTCCACTTTGATCTCAAATGCGAAAACTTACTTGTCAATTTAAGGGATCCACAACGGCCTATATGCAAggtaacatatatattgatgAAGATCGTTTTCCCCTATAGACTGAGAATCCTGAGAAACTGCTACTTAAGTATGAAACTCTGATTTCTACAGGTGGGAGATCTTGGCTTATCTAGAATCAAACGTAACACTTTAGTATCTGGGGGAGTGAGAGGAACTCTTCCATGGATGGCCCCAGAACTCTTGAACGGAAGCAGCACCCGAGTTTCTGAGAAAGTAAACTAATCCAACCACTATCCTATTAGTTTCACTAACAACACAACTCACATTTGTTTTCGATCTGAACAGGTTGATGTTTTTTCATATGGAATCTCGCTGTGGGAGATTCTAACCGGAGAGGAACCCTATGCAGATATGCATTGTGGAGCAATCATTGGTAAGTCAAAAACCATCACTCACAATTTCACTTACCTCAAAACAAAAGCCACTCTATGCTCATTTATTTCCTCTTTTTAAGGCGGGATCGTGAAGAACACACTTCGACCTCCTATACCAAAAAGCTGTTCTCCGGAATGGAAAAAGCTGATGGAACAATGCTGGTCTGTCGACCCGGATTCTCGTCCTCCATTCACCGAAATAACATGCCGACTTCGGTCCATGTCAATGGAAGTCGTCactaaaagcaaaagaagagaaaataaaccCTGACTTCAAAACTtcagaaatcaagaaaacgaCGGGTCAGTTCATCGACATTTTCACATCTATCGAAAAATCTGCATATTTATTCTCATTCTTCAACTTTGTACAAAAACATAACTGTAAATCTCAAAATGTcaaatgtaaatattattgCCAACACAGAAGATGAGAAACAGATTTTGCATTGTAAGCACAACAAACTTTAGTGTCTACACATCCTTGTACACGAGCTGGTACTTTGGTATCCTCTCTGGCGGTATTGGACATTGAACAATCATCTTCCCTTTCATTGCTCCTCGATATATAGCCTATACATAacacaataacaaaaacagagtatttaaATTAGTAACAACTCTTTAAAAGCTTTTAGGAATTAATGAAATTGAATTGTTCTTGTTACCTCAACAACATCAATAAAGTCTTGTTTTATATGAAATGCACCAACCCATTTAGTATGATCCGCAGTTCTACAATATAACCAAACCGGAATTAACATAAACCAACCTAAACCGGCTTTAATCAGCTACTAGAACAagagattaattaattacccAGAATCCAATTTCATATGATGcgcattgaagaagaagatcgtcGAAGGAAACAACGTGATATCAAAATACTTCACATACACTTGAACATCCTCTGAATCAACATCAACCAAAGCTACCTTAGCAAATTTCGAAACATCTCTCACCGATTTCGCaagctgaaaagaaaaattcgaAAACTTTAGGGGTTTTGATTAATCGAAATTAGAGAAATCGAATTCAAAGAGAGACGAATTGAATACGATTTCATCATGCTGAAGACAAACGGCGTCGGAGGAACGACCAAATCGTAAAACAAGAACTTCATCAATGGTGTCTCTGATAACCCGATCAATCTCTTCCTTCGTCGTTAACGTCTTCAGAAGATAACTCATCTCGGCGTAAGAATTATACGACATCGTTTAGATAATATAACTAAAGagacataaaataaaatatacgacgtcgtttgataataatataatacagTAACTAAAACAGACGGAAAAtatacgacgtcgttttttggtaataatataataactaaaagaGACACAGATTAAGCGACGTCGTTTGTggtaataatataataactaAAGAGACGCAAGTGCAAATGTTTTTGTgataaaaaccataaaaataaaaataagtggagaaatcaaaatcatcgATTCTCCTTTGTTTCGCCTAACCCAATTCCTAAATCTCAGCATCTTTCATCAATCCAATCTCTCAAATAAgcgagagagaaacaaagattatCGAATCCTTGGAGACGAAAACATACTCcaatttgtaattttctcgtctttttttttacctgatTTTGTTATACGTTTGATCGAAATCATTTGCTCTGATGGATCTCTGTTTTGTTAACCCTTTTGAGATTTGGTAGATATGGTTTTGAGGATTGATATATTTGCCGCTGATTGTCGTTGAAAAATTgtgaaatttgatttggtggtttagggttaaaatgaaattatatgaTGAGGAATATAagaatctgatttttttttattagattcTCCAGATGTTCTTGTTACTTGTGAttgaaactttgattttgggttgttgttgtttttgaacttTGGGGATTTtaaagttgaatttttttctaatttatgcCAAAACGGTCTTCTTCTATGGTTTTGTATTGAACTGATGATTTAGATTTGTTTAAATCTCGGCTTTTGTATATTGTAGTGgaagattgaattttttatttcttgtcaTTGGTTATAGGTTTtagtttattatgatgatgCCACTAGTTGCATGATTACTAACTTGACAGTGGTTTATATGAACATATGTGataattttcttaagtttGATTCCTACTTCTCTTTTGGGATTGTTGTGCAGGTTTTAGGACATTTGGGTTACCCTGAGGCTTAAGGAGAATAGTGGTTTAGTTATTTATACTGAATTTTGTGTCATTCAGACTTTCCGAGGATTTTCTGTTTGGTACCGT from Arabidopsis thaliana chromosome 3, partial sequence includes these protein-coding regions:
- a CDS encoding kinase superfamily with octicosapeptide/Phox/Bem1p domain-containing protein: MSDRWARQNAERPATTLAERRNVNKNVSLQTGEEFSMEFLKDHTPVQSPIVAGRTHNDVHRFGDLYYQNQPQGYDSAARFHELRRIESECPSDAYDFGRDPRSTIRLENGGYMPHFNAYHNVGCDKEVITRKAFGEINSNRGDVTGMSAPCVFLPERTQSNNFTGGGGDFDRFGKVKFLCSFGGRIMPRSTDEKLKYVGGETHIISIRKNLSWEELKKKTSAICQQLHSIKYQLPGDELDSLISVSSDEDLQNMIEEYNGLERLEGSQRPRLFLIPIGEPERKAQQNIPDCQYAAALNCNADPNPRNISDGQTLAGDSRYHINNLDRNPSFCKRTPGQMLRLDATAMRPNPLFNGVQYNMASYPSPPVSPSPFQQRDSNGAYSQFHGNNSSSESNNSFTPAQQDTSIFEVIDSKYHQQRPLPSVNYQSNKQEAENLYGIQFQNGFNDKPVTPNLGHVDNLCFNPERSANNGRVFYDKVSMPEESKVSFSGSTNSNDSCLGIPHSYSDSTLEITGGHSSYFSQERQQSPSSTLNFTKKQTQEKQVQVHRNNDLADRRTQSDILDMKSTEGGETMFKFSPSPRGPRLSGENKTLHIDISAAGNHYDEIYLNQETKNQGGNSDTIFHLGGKVLGTRAMPTDMEGKKLPIYGNQTSVVVDPWKQIKQDNERLMAGAGTSSANLISLEEGIAANTPNEEPESRAARERNLEVSGIFISKRVVSDENFLFSIASESPNSKIVHETQKNRTEREGGLGHVRIPIMDLNQPAPATASETYSLKTPREDSPQSIPHAKITSGDTIFLSEEAEANTGQKENSFKDTLFVEMEASVYGLQIIKNADLEDLTELGSGTYGTVYHGTWRGTDVAIKRIRNSCFAGRSSEQERLTKDFWREAQILSNLHHPNVVAFYGIVPDGTGGTLATVTEFMVNGSLRHALLKKDRLLDTRKKIIIAMDAAFGMEYLHSKNIVHFDLKCENLLVNLRDPQRPICKVGDLGLSRIKRNTLVSGGVRGTLPWMAPELLNGSSTRVSEKVDVFSYGISLWEILTGEEPYADMHCGAIIGGIVKNTLRPPIPKSCSPEWKKLMEQCWSVDPDSRPPFTEITCRLRSMSMEVVTKSKRRENKP
- a CDS encoding mRNA splicing factor, thioredoxin-like U5 snRNP (mRNA splicing factor, thioredoxin-like U5 snRNP; FUNCTIONS IN: catalytic activity; INVOLVED IN: mitosis; LOCATED IN: spliceosomal complex; CONTAINS InterPro DOMAIN/s: Thioredoxin fold (InterPro:IPR012335), mRNA splicing factor, thioredoxin-like U5 snRNP (InterPro:IPR004123), Thioredoxin-like fold (InterPro:IPR012336); BEST Arabidopsis thaliana protein match is: mRNA splicing factor, thioredoxin-like U5 snRNP (TAIR:AT5G08290.1); Has 535 Blast hits to 535 proteins in 209 species: Archae - 0; Bacteria - 0; Metazoa - 213; Fungi - 146; Plants - 109; Viruses - 0; Other Eukaryotes - 67 (source: NCBI BLink).) — translated: MSYNSYAEMSYLLKTLTTKEEIDRVIRDTIDEVLVLRFGRSSDAVCLQHDEILAKSVRDVSKFAKVALVDVDSEDVQVYVKYFDITLFPSTIFFFNAHHMKLDSGTADHTKWVGAFHIKQDFIDVVEAIYRGAMKGKMIVQCPIPPERIPKYQLVYKDV